The stretch of DNA AAAACCACGAATAAGACCGAATAAAATTAAAGCTCCTAAAACAATGTCTATAATACCCATAGTTAATCTAAAAATTATCCGAACCTTGGTGTCGGGGTTTTCTATTCACCTCTCCTTTAGAGAGGTCAGAATTGCCTTTTTTGGCAATTCTGGATGAGGTTAAATACAAAATTTCGATTTTTGACCTAAAAATCAAAATAAAACTTGCCAAATACCCCTATGGCTTGCCTCGGGGATGATCGGTTTCAAGAAATTTTTTATTTAGAATTTAAACAAAGATAAAATAATAGTCCCACTTAGGTTTATTAACTTTGTAACTTTGAATTTATTATGTCTAGAGACGAACAATTAAAAGAACGCTGGCAGTTGGTAGTAAAAAAACTATCCGATCAATTTGCTGATGGTGAGGCTTTAGACCTCGATGCCATTATTTATTTAATTGGAGTGCAAGAATTGGGGCAACTAGATAGAAGCTTTAAAAAAGATCAGAAGTTAGACCTCATGCACATTGCTATCTGTAAATTGCTTATACCATATGGGTATTATGAGCTGGATTTTGTAGATAATGATGGGTGGCCACACTATAAAACGCTAGAAGCCCTTCCCCATTTAAAAGCAGGTGAGCAAAGTGTTTTAATGAAAGAAGCCATCGTTAACTATTTTTTAGAAACCGAATACATTAATTAGTTTTTGGACGTTACTTTTTGAGAAAAACAAAAGGTCAGGCTTTTCACTATATCTTTTTACAAAAAAGTAAAAAGGATGCCATTGCAATCCTTAACGCAAATCCCGATAAATTGATTAAATTTGCATTCATTTTTGAAATGACGCCATGATAGATAAAATAAAAGAACTCATTGCTGAAGCTGAAACCTTTAAAACACAATCTAAAGAAGAAGTAGAAGCATTCCGTATAAAATATTTAGGTAAAAAAGGATTACTAAATGACTTTTTTGCTGAGTTTAAAAATGTAGCTAACGACCAGAAAAAGGAATTTGGTCAAACTATTAATAAACTTAAAAAAACAGCCGAAGATAAGGTAAACGCTTTAAAAGAAGAGCTAGAAAGTAAAGAAGAAGTCATAGGTGTTTACGGGGATTTATCACGTCCAGGAGAACCTATTCAAATTGGTGCGCGCCACCCTATTTCGATTGTGAAAAATCAAATTATCGATATCTTTTCTCGTATAGGTTTTAACGTTAGTGAAGGACCAGAAATAGAAGATGATTGGCATAATTTTACAGCCTTAAACTTGCCAGAGTATCATCCCGCACGCGATATGCAGGATACATTTTTTATTCAAACAAATCCAGATATCTTGTTGCGTACACACACCAGTTCTGTGCAAGTACGTTATATGGAAAATAACGCACCGCCAATACGTACTATTTCACCAGGTAGAGTATATAGAAATGAAGCCATTTCGGCACGATCACATTGTTTTTTCCATCAGGTGGAAGGTTTGTATATAGATAAAGATGTGAGTTTTGCTGATTTAAAACAAACACTTCAGCATTTTACAACCGAAATGTTTGGAAAATCTAAAATACGTCTACGCCCGTCGTACTTTCCATTTACAGAACCAAGTGCAGAAATAGATGTGTATTGGGGCTTAGAAACCGAAACCGATTACAAAATCACGAAAGGTACAGGTTGGTTAGAAATTGGAGGTTGTGGTATGGTAGACCCTAATGTTTTAGAAAACTGTAAAATAGACTCCACTGAATATTCAGGGTTTGCATTTGGAGTTGGTATAGACCGTATAGCGATGCTGTTACATCAAATTGGAGATATTCGTTTATTGAGTGAGAACGATGTTAGGTTTTTAGAGCAGTTTAAGAGTGCTTTGTAAAAAAGCGTGAATGAAAAAAGACATCCAAATTCCAAAAGTTGAAGACGTTTACATCGCTATTGTAAATGAGTACAACGACATTTACAAGACGCAAGATTGGAATGCCTATATTATAAACGATAAAGACGTTGACTTAGAAATGATTCTTATTGTTACTAGTGGCTATTCTGAAGATAAAATGACTTCTGTATTTAGAAAAAAACTAGATAAACTTCCAAAAAAGAGCTACGCAAAAATAGAATTGATGCAAGAGGGTTTGTTCGCTTTAAACAATACTTTTAAAGTTACTTTTTTTGAAGGCAATACCATGTTTGATAAAACCTACTTGTTTAGAAAGAATACGATTAATTTAAAAGCTTTACAACCAGTTCCTTTAATGAGTGTTAAAGGTGTTTTGGTGAAGTAAACCCTTCCGCCTTTAATTCCTTTTATAGAAATTAAATTCACCTTCCCTTCTTCGAATGGAAGAATTTGGTTTACAGTTTCATTTAAATTTTAAAGAAAGATATTATTTAGCAAATTTATAAAAACTCTCCTCCTTCTAAAGGAGGAGTGGATTCAATTTCGAGGTGGTTTATTTTTATGCCTTGAACTAGCATTTTTTTTATTGTATTTTAAACAAAACTAGTATAACTACCCTTAATCTAACTTATCAGTTAATTTTTTAAACACTTTTTTTGGGTTTTTACCTTCATATAAAACTTGGTAAACGGCATTAATGATTGGGAGTTGTGTTTTTTTTGCGTTTTTCTGATTAAGTAAATGAGCACTTTTTGTAGCATAATAACCTTCAGCAACCATATTCATTTCCATTTGAGCCGATTTCACCGTGTAACCCTTACCAATCATATTACCAAACATGCGATTTCTGGAAAAAACCGAATAGCCAGTTACCAATAAATCACCTAGATAAGCAGAGTTATTGATGTTACGTTTCATTTTATGCATTTTTTTAATAAAACGTTTCATTTCCCTAATAGAGTTGCTCATCAGTACACTTTGAAAATTATCCCCATAACCCAAACCATGCGCTATTCCGGCAGCAATAGCATAAATGTTTTTTAGCATGACAGCATATTCTACACCTATAATATCATCACTAATTTTGGTTTTTATGTAATCACTAGATAATTTATTAGCTATGAATTTTGCTTTTTTAGCATCCGAACATGAAATGGTTAGGTAAGATAAACGTTCCAAAGCCACTTCTTCAGCATGACAAGGCCCAGCTATAACGGCAATATTATCATAAGGAATTTTGTAAAACTCATGAAAATGTTCACCAACTAGAAGTCCAGATTCTGGTATAATTCCTTTTACTGCAGAAACAATTATTTTGTTAGAAATATCAATATTTAGTTTTTCTAACTCGCTATGGATAAAAGCAGAAGGAATTACAAAAAATAAAACATCGGCATCAGCAGCCATTTCATTAATATCATTGCTAATTTTTAGCTGTTCTAAATGAAACTCAACCGAGCTTAAATAATTAGGATTATGTTGCTCTTTTAATAAATGCTCTTTGGTATAGACACTTCTCATATACCAACCAACTTCATTTAAATTTTCACAAAGCATTTTCACAATAGCAGTTGCCCAACTTCCTGCTCCAAAAACTGCATATTTTAAAGGTTTATCCATAGATAACAAATCATTTATATTTCAAAAATACACAAAATAATAATGATTGTTAAGTCAAGAAAAGATTAAGAAATTGTTTTTTGGCACGCGTTTTGAAAACACTAAAGTATAAACCCTAAAAACGTTTGATTATGAGGACTGTAAAATTACTACTTAGCTTTGCTTTAATAGCGACATTGTTTACATCATGTTACACAGAAGTACATGTTGATGACGAACCAACAGGGATATCTATAAATCAACTATTAAATTCGCACGAGATATGGTATGTTGATATTAATAGTACCAAAGGATTTGGTGAAACTCCTTTTTTGCAAAAAGCGTTTACGATATCTTTTAGAAATGGGGTGATATATGCAAACAACAATATAGTTGGATTAGGCGACAATGGAAATGGTTTTGGTATTGATATTGGAGAATATAATGCTTATGATATGGTTTTAGATGTTTCTCATGATATTGATGGGTTTCAAACTTTCGATGTTTTTCAAATAAATAGTAATACTATAGAGCTTTACAATCCTAATAATGACACTTCTTATTTCCTAGAAGGTTACCAACGTAGTAATTTTGATTACGATTTTGTTTTCTATGATAATATTCATTATTTCTTACAAGAATATGAAGCTTGGGAAAAGACTTACACAAGCGAGTTTGGAGCTATAAATGAGTTTGATAATGAAAATTATTTACAGTTTTTAGCTGGTGGAAATGATTCAACATTTCAAAGTTCACAGGATGAAAGTGGGACTGCTGTAAATAATCTTACATGGCATTATACAGGAATATATGGTGTTGGAGATGTTAGCGGAGATGCGTATTTGAAAACTTTAACATTAGATTATGATTTCTTCAACAATGAACACTTCGAATTGAGCGTTATAAATGATGGAAAGATAGAGTTGTTTCACCCGTCGTCTGAAACAGTTTATGAGTTTGAAGGTAGAGGGTATATACAATATCTAAAAAATGGAGATACAAAAGGGAAAGTAAAGGCTTCGGTTGATAAGAAGCGTAAGTATAGAAAAGATAAAGTAGATAACCCAAGAGAAAACACTAGGGTTAAATAATAAAGATAATAAAGTGAGATCCCACTTCTTGTACTGAATTTGTTTAAGTATCTAGCGGGGTTAATTCAACTAATTAATTTGAGTTTGCTTTTCAGGCAGTACAAATTAAAGTTTCACTAAAATTTTGGTTGGTTATTTAGTTTAGAAACCGTTTAAAGAATTGTTCTTTAAGCGGTTTCTTTTTTATTCAATTTAAAAAAACGATAAAGTATGTGACCTTATAATTTTTTGGGTGTCTAAAAAGCATTAACCCTCAAAAAAATTATTAAATATTATGGGATTGTTTTCATTTATTAAAAACGCTGGTGCTAAAGTATTCGGGATTGGAACAACAGATGCAGAAGATGCAGAAGCCGCTGCCGCAGAAGCACTTAAATTAGAAAAAGCTGCTGCAGAAAAACTTAAACAAACAATTGTAGATTTACAATTACAAATAGAAAACTTAAATATTTTTATTGATGAAGACATTGCTATTGTTACAGGATTGGCTTACGATCAGGCTACTAAAGAAAAAGTAGTCTTAGTTATTGGGAACTCTAAAGGAATAGCCATTGTTGATGATCAAATGACGGTAGAGCATACAGAACCTGAAGCGCAATTTCACACAGTGATTAGTGGTGATACTTTAGGGAAAATTGCAAAGGAATTTTATGATGATGCTATGAAATACCCGGTTATTTTTGAAGCTAATAAGCCGATGCTAACAGATCCAGATAAAATTTACCCAGGACAGTTATTACGTATTCCAGCCCTGAATTAGAATCTATTTAATAGCATGATACTTTGTGATAAAAAGCCAACTAAATTTAGTTGGCTTTTTATATGTTTTTTAATTACAAAAACAAGCTTAGTAAATGATGTTATTATTATTTATGATAAAATCAGATCGTTTTTTAGAATAGATGAGTTTTATTTATAAAAATTCATCTCATCTAAATATTCCCAAACAAATTCCGGAAGCATTGGTTTTATATTTTTACCTGCTTTAATAGCATGACGTATAAATGTTGAAGATAACTCCATAATAGGGGCATCGATATGATGTATTTTTTTATGATCATCGAATTGTGTTTCTATCTTATTTTTAGAAATACGGGGGTATACATAAATATGATGATTCTCAAGAATTAACTCATAGTTTCTCCATTTATGAAAACTCTTTAAATTGTCTTCACCCATAATTAATGAAAATTCGTGGTCTGGATGTTTTTCTTGTAAATAGGCAAGTGTATTTACAGTATAATTAGGTTGTGGTAAATTAAATTCTATATCGCATGGCTTAAGCTTTGTATAATCTTTAGTAGCACGATATACCATTTCTAAACGTTGGTAATTATCCAGTAAACTACTCTTTTTTTTAAATGGATTATGCGGAGTCACTACAAACCAAATCTGGTCTAAATCACTATATTCTGCTAAATGATTGGCAATAACTAAATGCCCAATGTGAATAGGATTAAAAGAACCAAAATATAGACCAACTTTCATTCTAATGTTTTTAAGAATTTAGAAAACCATCAACTAGTTTATGCGCATTTTCAAGCGCTTTCTCTAAATCGTCATTTACTACGATCACATCAAATAACGGTGCTGTTGCTAATTCTGCTGAAGCTTTCGCAACGCGCATATTAATTTTGTCTTCACTTTCAGTTTTACGCTTTTTTAATCTAATTTTTAACTCATCAATACTTGGTGGCTTTACAAAAACAGCTAAAGTTTCCTCTGGGAATTTTCGTTTTATACGCAAACCACCAGATACATCAATATCAAAAATAACATGTTTACCCATAGCCCAAATACGCTCCACTTCAGTTTTTAAAGTACCGTAAAAATTATCACGATATACTTCTTCCCATTCTAAAAATTCATCATTTTTAATTTTGTTTTTGAATTCTTGAGCCGATAAAAAATAATAATCTTTTGCATCTATTTCTTCACCTCGTTTTTCTCTGGAAGTTGCCGATATGGAAAATTCTAAATTCAAATCTTCTATACCTAATAGATGTCTTACAATGGTTGTTTTTCCTGAAC from Flavivirga spongiicola encodes:
- the pheS gene encoding phenylalanine--tRNA ligase subunit alpha, which gives rise to MIDKIKELIAEAETFKTQSKEEVEAFRIKYLGKKGLLNDFFAEFKNVANDQKKEFGQTINKLKKTAEDKVNALKEELESKEEVIGVYGDLSRPGEPIQIGARHPISIVKNQIIDIFSRIGFNVSEGPEIEDDWHNFTALNLPEYHPARDMQDTFFIQTNPDILLRTHTSSVQVRYMENNAPPIRTISPGRVYRNEAISARSHCFFHQVEGLYIDKDVSFADLKQTLQHFTTEMFGKSKIRLRPSYFPFTEPSAEIDVYWGLETETDYKITKGTGWLEIGGCGMVDPNVLENCKIDSTEYSGFAFGVGIDRIAMLLHQIGDIRLLSENDVRFLEQFKSAL
- a CDS encoding NAD(P)H-dependent glycerol-3-phosphate dehydrogenase yields the protein MDKPLKYAVFGAGSWATAIVKMLCENLNEVGWYMRSVYTKEHLLKEQHNPNYLSSVEFHLEQLKISNDINEMAADADVLFFVIPSAFIHSELEKLNIDISNKIIVSAVKGIIPESGLLVGEHFHEFYKIPYDNIAVIAGPCHAEEVALERLSYLTISCSDAKKAKFIANKLSSDYIKTKISDDIIGVEYAVMLKNIYAIAAGIAHGLGYGDNFQSVLMSNSIREMKRFIKKMHKMKRNINNSAYLGDLLVTGYSVFSRNRMFGNMIGKGYTVKSAQMEMNMVAEGYYATKSAHLLNQKNAKKTQLPIINAVYQVLYEGKNPKKVFKKLTDKLD
- a CDS encoding nicotinic acid mononucleotide adenyltransferase, with amino-acid sequence MRTVKLLLSFALIATLFTSCYTEVHVDDEPTGISINQLLNSHEIWYVDINSTKGFGETPFLQKAFTISFRNGVIYANNNIVGLGDNGNGFGIDIGEYNAYDMVLDVSHDIDGFQTFDVFQINSNTIELYNPNNDTSYFLEGYQRSNFDYDFVFYDNIHYFLQEYEAWEKTYTSEFGAINEFDNENYLQFLAGGNDSTFQSSQDESGTAVNNLTWHYTGIYGVGDVSGDAYLKTLTLDYDFFNNEHFELSVINDGKIELFHPSSETVYEFEGRGYIQYLKNGDTKGKVKASVDKKRKYRKDKVDNPRENTRVK
- the lysM gene encoding peptidoglycan-binding protein LysM; its protein translation is MGLFSFIKNAGAKVFGIGTTDAEDAEAAAAEALKLEKAAAEKLKQTIVDLQLQIENLNIFIDEDIAIVTGLAYDQATKEKVVLVIGNSKGIAIVDDQMTVEHTEPEAQFHTVISGDTLGKIAKEFYDDAMKYPVIFEANKPMLTDPDKIYPGQLLRIPALN
- the nadD gene encoding nicotinate (nicotinamide) nucleotide adenylyltransferase — encoded protein: MKVGLYFGSFNPIHIGHLVIANHLAEYSDLDQIWFVVTPHNPFKKKSSLLDNYQRLEMVYRATKDYTKLKPCDIEFNLPQPNYTVNTLAYLQEKHPDHEFSLIMGEDNLKSFHKWRNYELILENHHIYVYPRISKNKIETQFDDHKKIHHIDAPIMELSSTFIRHAIKAGKNIKPMLPEFVWEYLDEMNFYK
- the gmk gene encoding guanylate kinase translates to MTKQKTKNKGKLIVFSAPSGSGKTTIVRHLLGIEDLNLEFSISATSREKRGEEIDAKDYYFLSAQEFKNKIKNDEFLEWEEVYRDNFYGTLKTEVERIWAMGKHVIFDIDVSGGLRIKRKFPEETLAVFVKPPSIDELKIRLKKRKTESEDKINMRVAKASAELATAPLFDVIVVNDDLEKALENAHKLVDGFLNS